GTAAAAGATGGGTATTCCTTGGTAAAGGAAGGAGATACTGTAAAAGAAGGTGATGTGTTAATATCAGGTTCCATACCAATTTTAAATGAAGACAGTTTCAGGACTGTTCATGCAATGGGAGAAGTAATGGCAAGAACCTGGTATGAAAGCAGACAGCAAATACATTTAAATGTTAAAGAAAAAATAAAGACAGGTAATACCAAAAATAATGTAACCTTTTTATTTTTTAAAAAAACAATACCTTTTTTTCATAAAAAAGTGAGCTATGAAGAATATGACAAAGAAGAAATAAAAAAGCAATTGTCAATAGGCGAAAATTTGGTATTGCCATTTGGAATTATCGTGGAAAGATATCATGAAAACAGAGTTGTTGAAGGAAAGGTATCTATTGAGGAGGCAAAGGAAGCTGCTATTGATGCAGCCTATGAAGAAATTTTAAGTTTAATGCCGGAAGATTCACAAATTAAAGATACCCGGATAGACTTTTTTGAAGACAGTAACGGTATCATGTATGCAAATGTTATAATTGAATGTATAGAAAATATTGGAATTGCAAAAAAGATTGGAGGAAATTGATTGGAAAGTTTTATAGAAACAACACTAGAAGTTGATAGAGTAGAACACATTATGGAGTTGTTCGGAGACTTCGACAAAAATATACAGATTATAGAAGAAGCCTTTGATGTAAAAATAATTTCAAGGGACAATAAAATAAAAATATCAGGTTCTAGTGAAGGAGTTGTAAAGGCAGAAACTGTAATTAAACGTTTGATAAATCTTGTTACAGAAGGTGATATTATAACAAAGCAAAGTGTTAGTTATTTGGTGCAGCTGGCAAATGATAATGAAATGAAAATGGTTAATGGTTTTTGCGCTGATTATGTTTGTGTTACAGCAAGGGGCAGGCAGATTAAATGCAAAACCCATGGTCAGAAAAAGTACGTGGAAGCAATAAAAAATAACGATGTGGTTTTTGGCATTGGACCTGCCGGGACAGGGAAAACTTTTCTGGCTGTAGCCATGGCGGTAACCGCTTTTAAAAAGAAGGAAGTGGACAAGATTGTGCTTACAAGACCGGCTGTGGAAGCAGGGGAAAAGCTTGGTTTTTTGCCAGGGGATTTGCAGCACAAAGTAGACCCGTACCTAAGGCCTTTATATGATTCACTTTATGAGATGATGGGTTTTGATGCGTACCAGAATTATCTTGAAAAAGGTATGATTGAAGTTGTGCCTTTGGCGTATATGAGAGGAAGGACTTTGGACAATTCCTTTATAATAATGGATGAAGCGCAAAATACAACGCCTGAGCAAATGAAAATGTTTTTAACCCGTATAGGGTTTGGCTCTAAAGTTGTTGTAACAGGTGACATAACCCAGATAGATTTACCAAAGGATAAAAAGTCTGGTTTAAAAGATGTTATAAATATTTTAAAAAATATTAAAGGCTTGGAGTTTGTTTATTTATCGGACAAGGATGTAGTAAGGCATGAACTTGTTCAAAGAATAATACAGGCTTATGAAAAGTATGAAAAAGCAAAAAACAAGCGCCACTAACTTCTTTACAAAGAAGGAGTGTAAGTAAAAATGACTAAAGAAAAGAAAAAAAGTTCTTTAAGTAGTACAAAGTTTAATTTAAAAAATACAAAAATACAAAGAATCTTAATAGCTTTTTTTACTCTTACTATTGCATTTATCATTCTGTTACAGGGAGCTACTCCTAAAAAGTACAGGCTTACTTTAGATTCTAAATCGGAATACGATATAACTGCTCCAAGGGATGTAGTTAATACAATACTGACAGAGCAAAATGCCATTGCAGCAGCAGAAGCTGAAGAACCTGTTATGAAAGAAATAAGAGATGCCTCTATAAAGGTGATAAATAAATTAACTAATTTTTTATCCTTAGTTAACAGGACGAGAAATAGTTTTAATAAGGGTGTAAATTCTATAGAAGCAGGGTCGGAGGAAGACTACCATGAGCTTTTTCAACAAGAACTTGAAAAAGCTGCTTCATTACTAAAGGAGAGTAATGAAAACACAGGCTATGAGTTTTCTGAAGAGCAGATTATTTATATAATTTCAGAGGCTGAAGATGAAGAGATTAATGAATTTGAAAATGTAATGTTGGAATTGGTCAGCGGCATCATGGTAAAAGACGTTACAAAAGATAATATAGCAGCAAGAATTGTTGAGCTTCAAAACGATATATCTGACAGCAATTTAAATCAAGAACTTAAAAATATAGGAATTATTGTATCTAACTATATTTTAGAACCCAACAGGAAAATTGACGATGAGGCCACTAAACTGAAAAAGGAGAAGGCATATAATGATCCTGCCAATACCGTTATAATTGAAAAGGGGCAGAGGATATTAAGTGTAGGAGATACTGTAACAAAGGACAAGCTTAAAGTTCTTGAAGATTTAAACCTTTTAGAGACAAAAAGCAGGTTTGACTACTCCCTTGCCGGGGCGATACTCATTATCCTTGTTATGCTTTCCTTTTTGCTGGTTCTTTATATGAACTACTTTTGCAAAAAAGTTTTGTACAATAGAAATGACCTGATACTATTGTCAATTCTAATTATAACTACACTTTTTTTGGCAAGATGGATAAAAGAGTATACCACCTTATTAATTCCTGTATTTTTAGCAGTTATTCTGGTATCGATACTTTTAGATGTAAAACTTGCTCTGATGGTAAACTTAGTTTTAACCATTGCAATTTCAATTATGACAAACGGGGAAATTAAATTTATATTTATGGCTCTTATAAGCGGTACTTTTTCAATTTTTCTTGTTTCAAAGGCTAATCAAAGAAACAAGCTTACAGTTGCCGGTGCCATTATAGGGCTTATAAATGTTTTGGTTGTTATTCCTATAAATTTAATGAACAAAGCCGGGTGGAGGACCATTTTAGAAAACGGGGCAGTTGTGCTGATTAATGGTTTTTTCTCTACAGTATTTACCATAGGGCTTTTGCCCACATTAGAAAGCACCTTTAATGTGATAACTCCTATGCGCCTTTTAGAGCTGGGTAATCCAAATCATCCCCTTTTAAAAAGGCTGCTTACAGAAGCACCGGGGACATATCACCATAGTTTGATGGTGGGTAACCTGGCGGAGGCAGGGGCGGAAGCAATAGGCGGAAATCCACTTCTTGCAAGGGTAGGGGCTTATTTTCACGACGTGGGTAAACTTAAAAGACCGGGTTTTTTTACAGAGAACCAGATGTCGGAAAACCCTCATGACAAAATGACCCCAAATTTAAGTGCTTTAGTTATTACATCCCATGTTACAGATGGTGTTGAACTTGCAAAGAAATACAAGATACCCCTTGCCATAATTGATATAATACTCCAGCATCATGGTACTACTTTAGTTGCGTATTTTTATCACAAAGCAAAGAATTCTGAAAAAGGGGAAGAAGTGGATGAGTCTAAATTCAGGTATGAAGGGAAAAAGCCCAGGTCTAAGGAAGCGGCGGTTGTAATGCTTGCAGATTCTGTGGAAGCTGCTGTAAGGTCTATGCCTGATAAGACGGAAGGAAAAATTGAAGGTTTAATCCGGAAAATTATTAAAGATAAATTAGAGGACGGTCAGTTTGACCATTGCGATTTAACCCTTAAAGATTTAGACAGCATTGCAAAATCCTTTATGAAAGTTTTTGGTGGATATTTCCATAATAGGGAAGAGTATCCTGAAATCAAAAAAGAAGTACAAAAAAAAGAAAAGGTTAAAAGCTTTGAGGAAACTGCTGCAACAAAAGAGTAAAATCAAAAGAGGAGATGTATAATGGGAGTATATATTGAAAATTTACAGGATAAAGTTAATATAAATGATGAGATTATAAAGCTTATGTATGAGTCGGTAGAAATTATTATGGGAAATGAAAATTTTACCGATGAATATAGTATAGATGTTATGATTGTTGATAATGAAAAAATAAGGGAAATAAACTTACAGCACAGAAATATTGACAAGCCAACGGATGTACTGTCTTTTCCTATTGTGAACATGTATGACGGGGAAATAAAGTCAAGTCTTGGGGATATAGATGAAGATGACGGGGCAATTATTTTAGGTGATATTGTAATTTCCATTGAAAAGGCCGTGGAGCAGGCTTTAGAATATGGTCATTCTTTAGAAAGGGAAATGATATTTTTACTAACCCACGGGGTGTATCATTTGCTTGGATATGACCATGATAATGAAGAAAGAGAGGAAAAAATGCTTGGGAAACAAAATGCCGTTTTAAATAAAATGGGATTAAAAAGAGCGTGTATGTCTTATGAAGAATAAAAATCTTTCTGACAGTTTTAATAATGCAATAAAGGGCATAATTTATGTCATTAAAAGTGAACGCAACATGAAGATACATGTTGCCGTTTCAATACTGGTTCTTTTTATGAGTTTGTTTTTAGACCTTACAAAACTTGAATTTATAGTTATTTGTTTTTCAATAGGGATGGTGATGACCGCCGAGATATTTAATACTGCCATTGAGGAGATTGTGGATTTAATAACAACAGGCTACCACCCTAAAATAAGGATTATTAAAGATGTTGCAGCAGGCGGTGTATTGGTAGCCTCCTTTATTTCACTTATTATAGGGTATTTTATATTTTTTGACAGGGTGAGCACAGGATTAGAAATAGGCGTTGAAAGAATACGCCAGTATCCAATGCACATTGCTGTTATTGCATCTGTAATAACAATAGTAATAGTATTGGTTATAAAGTCTTTTTCTCCTAAATACACGCCTTTAAAAGGCGGTATGCCAAGCGGGCATGCGGCAATTGCATCTTCAATTACCACTGCAGTAGCTTTGTGGTCTTCAAATATAAACTTAACTATACTGTGTTTAATCTTATTATTTCTTGTTGTACAAAGCCGGATAGAATCAAAAATACATAATTTTATGGAAGTATTTGTGGGAACTATTATTGGATTTATTGTGACATTGTTTTTGTTTAGCATTTTTCATAAACCATAGATTTTTTTTAAACTATAGATTTAAAGGAATTTTAAAGGTTTTGTGCATAGTATAAAGGAGGCAGGGCAATGGATGAGAAAAAGCTTATTGAAATGGCGATGGATGTAAGGAAAAATTCCTATTCACCTTATTCAAAATTTTCGGTGGGGGCAGCCCTTTTAACAGACAGCGGAAAGGTTTATACTGGTGTCAATGTTGAAAATGTCAGTTTCGGGGCAACAAATTGTGCAGAGAGAACAGCGGTATTTAAGGCGGTTTCAGAAGGTGAATTAAAAATAAAGGCTGTGGCAGTCTGTGGGGACAGTGAAAGCATTACGCTTCCCTGCGGTATATGCAGACAGGTAATTTTGGAATTTGGGGATAAAGATACAAAAATTATTTGTGCTAATAAAAAAGGTGATTACAAAGTATTTACTTTAGAAGAACTTTTGCCCTATGCATTTACAAAATTTTAAATAGAAAATATAGATTTTTGTTTTGGATTATTAAATAGTAGGTTATAATAAAGTATAGAGCAGTATACAGTGAGGTGATGTAAATATGGAGTTTAAATCAGGATTTGTATCAATAATTGGAAGACCTAATGTGGGAAAATCCACACTTTTAAATAAAATTTCAGGTGAAAAAATAGCCATTATGTCAGACAAACCGCAAACTACAAGAAATACAATAAAAGCAATTGTAACAGGGGAAGATTATCAGATAGTTTTTATAGATACACCCGGAATACATAAGCCGAAGACGAAACTTGGAAATTACATGGTAGATGTGGCAGTGGGTTCATTAAATGAAGTGGATGTAGTTTTATTTTTAGTTGAAGCACATCATTTAAAACCAGGTCCCGGAGATTTATATATAATAGAGCAGTTAAAAAAAGTTAAAACACCTGTATTTTTAATCATTAATAAAATTGACCTGATTTCAAAGCCTGATTTATTAAATGTGATAGATGAGTATAAAGATACTTATGAGTATAAAGAAATAATACCTATATCTGCTACAAGTGATGCCTGTGAAGATCTGATCATTGACCAACTTAAGAAAAATTTGCCTAAAGGTCCTAAATATTTTTCCGATGATATGATTACAGACCAACCGGAAAAAATAATTGTGGCGGAGTTTATAAGAGAAAAAGTATTAGAGCTTGTAAGTGATGAAGTTCCACATGGCGTTGGTGTTGAAGTAATGAGTTTTAAAAACAGGGAAGGTAAAGATATAGTTGATATTCAGGCCAACATTTACTGTGAAAAACCTACCCACAAAGCTATTTTAATAGGAAAAAACGGAAATATGCTCAAAAAAATAGGTACTCTTTCAAGAATGGAAATTGAGAATTTTTTAGGAACCAAGGTCTTTTTAGAACTGTGGGTTAAGGTGAAGAAAGATTGGAGAAACAGTGATTTTATGTTAAAAGCATTAGGATACCAAAAATGAATACATTTTAATTGTAGTAAAAAATTTTCTGGTATACAAAAACAAAATAAGTGTACCCTAATTATTAAGAAGAAAAAAGAGGGGGAACTGCATTTATGCTAAAAGATTTTGCGTGGAAAGCGTTTGAAAATACAGGTGACATAACAATTTATATGTTTTTAAAAGAAATTGAAGAGAAGCAGAGAATCATTGAAGAAGCAAAAAGGATAAAGGATGAGGTTGTTATCAGTTCAACAGCAATACATTGCGGTTAACTCCTTGATTTTTAGGAAAAATTCCAAGACCCGGGTTTTTTGGTATAAGTCTTTTGGTATGAAATGAAAAGCGGGATACAGGGGGAATTATGTAAAAAAGCATGAGTTATGTAAAAACAACTGGGATTGTTATAAAAGAAGTTCATACCGGTGAGGCGGATAAAATTTTAACTATATTTACTAGAAATTTAGGTAAAATCACAGCTTCTGCTAAAGGTGCAAGAAGGCCCAGGAGTCGGCTTATTGCAGGGACACAGCTTTTGTGTTACAGTGATTTTGTACTTTTTAAAGGTAAAGAAATGTATTCCATCAACAGCTGTGATGTTATTGAGCCTTTCTATGATATAAGAAACAGTATTGAGAAGCTGACTTGTGCAGCACATATGACGGATATAATAAATGACATAGCTCAGGAAAACCAGCCTTCCATAGATGTACTGAAACTTTTTTTAAATTCTTTATATATGATTTCAAATTCTAAAAGACCGGTTTTACAGGTGGTTTCCATATTTGAAATAAAGCTTCTTTCCATTTTAGGATTTGCACCATGGGTAAATGGATGCGTAAATTGCGGAAAGAAGGAGTTTGAAAATATATCTTTTAGTTTTGTAAAATGCGGTTTTATTTGTAAAGATTGTACCGCTGCTGATAAAAGTGCCGTAAGGCTTTCAGAAGGTGCAGCAAAAGCTATATTTTATATAGTTTACAGTAATATGCAAAATATATTTAATTTTGAAGCGTCCTGTGACGTTTTAGATGAAATAAGAAGAGTATCAAAAATATATTTAAAAAGACAGTTGGAAAAAGACTATAAAAAAATGGACTTTTTAAAATGTCTCAAGTCACATAAAGAAGGCATTTAAGTTTTAAAAAAAGAGTGGTATAAGGAAATAGACTGACTATTGCCTCTTATACATATATTTAAAGAGAATAAACAGAACTTTTAATGGCAGCTTGGCGATCATCGTTTTTTAAATAAAATAAAAAACCTTAGACCCAAAGCTTTGCGTCATCACCTTTCAGTGATTTTGCCCTGTTTCATAAGTCACCGTTTATCTCCTTATACCATTAGGGAGGAAATATTGTGCTATCAATATCTATTATAGCACAATTATTTAAAAAAAGAAAGTAAAAGCCGGGAATAAAATAAAGGAAAAAACCAAAAATACATGTAGATTTTTTGTTTTTGTGATATAATTAAATTATCTTCAAACTTTGATGATTGACCACTTAAATACATGAAAGTCATATCTTCCTGGTTTAATCTCTACATGTTTTTAGACATACAAGTTTCAGATAAATTTTGGCAGTGCATTAAAACTAAAGGGGTGGGATTATGTCAAAGTATGATTTAGACAAAAGAATGGGTATTCTAAGCTTTTTAAATACTAAGTCTTTAAATAAAATAATTAAAACGAACAGTCCTGCTGATTTAAAGCATTTTAGAATGTTTGAATTTGAAAACGCTACCATTTTAGATAGAACGGAAGATGAATTAATTTTAAAAGTGAGGGACAGCATAAAAGAACCTTTGTTTTTTCCTGATGACCATGTGGTAATAAATTATTCCAACAATAAAGAGCTTTATGTTATGTCAGGTATAATAAATTATATATACACTGTTTCCCCTTTAAAATTTAGTGTTTCTGTTAACGGGATTGAAAAATTTAAAGATATGAGAAAACATCAGAGATACTACGTTAGTTTAACTGCCACCATAAATGTTTCTGGATTTATTACACCTATTTTTGCAGTTGTTAAAAATATCAGTTCAGGCGGTGTAAAGATTTATTGCAAAGATGTACTAATTTATGATGATGTAATAGAAGTTGAAGTGATTTTAGACAGGACAAATAAATTAAATTTTAATGGCAAAATCGTAAGAAAAGCCAAAATAAAAGATTATTATGAATATGGCATAGAAATAATAGGAATATCAGAGTCTAATTTAAAATGCTTATACCACTATATGAAATGGTTAAATTCTGACTATATTTAGTATGGTAAATACTATTTTGATACATATCATTGATAAGTAAGAAAATAAGGAAATCCAGAGTACAGTAAATACATTGCGTATTCCGGATTATCCGGACGGCAGTTCCGGAAACATCCGGAAATTAAACCGGATTATCCGGACACCTTGTCATTTAATTTGATTTTATAATAAATTTGTACTTAACACAATTCTTTCTAACATTGTATTAAAGTTTATACTTATACCCTTCAAGTATTTTATTAAAATGATTAGCTCTCCCTTTTGCCTATGTACTAACTTTCATGCCATAATTATACCGAACTTTTCTCATTTACAATATTTTTTATTATTCATCATGTTTTGTTTCTCTAATTACCTTTTCTGCCATTACCTCTCTCATAGATTTTTTTGAGTCCAGAGCAAGGATATATGCATTATGAATTATCCTGTCCATAATTGCATCTGCTATTGTAGGGTCAGGAAACAGGTTATACCAATGAGTATGGGGAACCTGTCCTGAAAATCAAGTAAAAGTTCCGGAATACGGTAGTATTTAACGGTATAGCCATGACGACAAGCACTGTTACCAAATGCACATGCCAAAAATGTCTTTCCGCTTCCGGTTTTTCCTGTAATCACGATATTTAATTTCTGAATAATGTAGGTACAGGTAGAAAGAGTTTGTATAGTCTTTTTATCTATCTTCCGTTCCGCAGTATAGTCTATATCCTCAATGCATGCATTAATACTAAAAGATGCTTTATGTATATATCTTTTAATCCTGGAGTTTTTTCTTGACTCCCATTCTTTTTCAACCATAATACCGAACCTTTCCTCAAAAGACAACTCCCTTAAAGCCGGATCTGAATCACTCAGTAGTTGGGCCATAACTTTAAGTTTCATATCTCTTAGTTTTTCTATAGTTGGGTTAATTAGCATATATACCACCTCCTGAGTAAGCACTGCTTCCTCTTACATTTTCATGCCGAATAATTGTATCATTCTGCTTCTTTGTGGAATTCTTGACGACTTGCTTAAGGATAATATTGAAATATTTGAAGGAAAAAACATTTTTATCTATAGCCTCTTTGCTGACAGTTTCTATTATTTCAACAGAACAACTTTTAGCAAGTCTCATAATTCCCATACAAGTTCGATAACACTGAACAGGATAATCACTGCTTTCAAGAATCTTTTTGATTAGTTCCCGGGTATAAGGACCGTTTTTTTCTGCCCATGACAGAAAACGCTCAGAACTCCATGCATAAACAGCTTTATGCTCTTCGGGCATA
The genomic region above belongs to Acetivibrio saccincola and contains:
- a CDS encoding PhoH family protein; amino-acid sequence: MESFIETTLEVDRVEHIMELFGDFDKNIQIIEEAFDVKIISRDNKIKISGSSEGVVKAETVIKRLINLVTEGDIITKQSVSYLVQLANDNEMKMVNGFCADYVCVTARGRQIKCKTHGQKKYVEAIKNNDVVFGIGPAGTGKTFLAVAMAVTAFKKKEVDKIVLTRPAVEAGEKLGFLPGDLQHKVDPYLRPLYDSLYEMMGFDAYQNYLEKGMIEVVPLAYMRGRTLDNSFIIMDEAQNTTPEQMKMFLTRIGFGSKVVVTGDITQIDLPKDKKSGLKDVINILKNIKGLEFVYLSDKDVVRHELVQRIIQAYEKYEKAKNKRH
- the recO gene encoding DNA repair protein RecO, giving the protein MSYVKTTGIVIKEVHTGEADKILTIFTRNLGKITASAKGARRPRSRLIAGTQLLCYSDFVLFKGKEMYSINSCDVIEPFYDIRNSIEKLTCAAHMTDIINDIAQENQPSIDVLKLFLNSLYMISNSKRPVLQVVSIFEIKLLSILGFAPWVNGCVNCGKKEFENISFSFVKCGFICKDCTAADKSAVRLSEGAAKAIFYIVYSNMQNIFNFEASCDVLDEIRRVSKIYLKRQLEKDYKKMDFLKCLKSHKEGI
- a CDS encoding YqzL family protein — its product is MLKDFAWKAFENTGDITIYMFLKEIEEKQRIIEEAKRIKDEVVISSTAIHCG
- a CDS encoding HD family phosphohydrolase; its protein translation is MTKEKKKSSLSSTKFNLKNTKIQRILIAFFTLTIAFIILLQGATPKKYRLTLDSKSEYDITAPRDVVNTILTEQNAIAAAEAEEPVMKEIRDASIKVINKLTNFLSLVNRTRNSFNKGVNSIEAGSEEDYHELFQQELEKAASLLKESNENTGYEFSEEQIIYIISEAEDEEINEFENVMLELVSGIMVKDVTKDNIAARIVELQNDISDSNLNQELKNIGIIVSNYILEPNRKIDDEATKLKKEKAYNDPANTVIIEKGQRILSVGDTVTKDKLKVLEDLNLLETKSRFDYSLAGAILIILVMLSFLLVLYMNYFCKKVLYNRNDLILLSILIITTLFLARWIKEYTTLLIPVFLAVILVSILLDVKLALMVNLVLTIAISIMTNGEIKFIFMALISGTFSIFLVSKANQRNKLTVAGAIIGLINVLVVIPINLMNKAGWRTILENGAVVLINGFFSTVFTIGLLPTLESTFNVITPMRLLELGNPNHPLLKRLLTEAPGTYHHSLMVGNLAEAGAEAIGGNPLLARVGAYFHDVGKLKRPGFFTENQMSENPHDKMTPNLSALVITSHVTDGVELAKKYKIPLAIIDIILQHHGTTLVAYFYHKAKNSEKGEEVDESKFRYEGKKPRSKEAAVVMLADSVEAAVRSMPDKTEGKIEGLIRKIIKDKLEDGQFDHCDLTLKDLDSIAKSFMKVFGGYFHNREEYPEIKKEVQKKEKVKSFEETAATKE
- the era gene encoding GTPase Era; this encodes MEFKSGFVSIIGRPNVGKSTLLNKISGEKIAIMSDKPQTTRNTIKAIVTGEDYQIVFIDTPGIHKPKTKLGNYMVDVAVGSLNEVDVVLFLVEAHHLKPGPGDLYIIEQLKKVKTPVFLIINKIDLISKPDLLNVIDEYKDTYEYKEIIPISATSDACEDLIIDQLKKNLPKGPKYFSDDMITDQPEKIIVAEFIREKVLELVSDEVPHGVGVEVMSFKNREGKDIVDIQANIYCEKPTHKAILIGKNGNMLKKIGTLSRMEIENFLGTKVFLELWVKVKKDWRNSDFMLKALGYQK
- a CDS encoding diacylglycerol kinase, whose product is MKNKNLSDSFNNAIKGIIYVIKSERNMKIHVAVSILVLFMSLFLDLTKLEFIVICFSIGMVMTAEIFNTAIEEIVDLITTGYHPKIRIIKDVAAGGVLVASFISLIIGYFIFFDRVSTGLEIGVERIRQYPMHIAVIASVITIVIVLVIKSFSPKYTPLKGGMPSGHAAIASSITTAVALWSSNINLTILCLILLFLVVQSRIESKIHNFMEVFVGTIIGFIVTLFLFSIFHKP
- a CDS encoding PilZ domain-containing protein; its protein translation is MSKYDLDKRMGILSFLNTKSLNKIIKTNSPADLKHFRMFEFENATILDRTEDELILKVRDSIKEPLFFPDDHVVINYSNNKELYVMSGIINYIYTVSPLKFSVSVNGIEKFKDMRKHQRYYVSLTATINVSGFITPIFAVVKNISSGGVKIYCKDVLIYDDVIEVEVILDRTNKLNFNGKIVRKAKIKDYYEYGIEIIGISESNLKCLYHYMKWLNSDYI
- the ybeY gene encoding rRNA maturation RNase YbeY: MGVYIENLQDKVNINDEIIKLMYESVEIIMGNENFTDEYSIDVMIVDNEKIREINLQHRNIDKPTDVLSFPIVNMYDGEIKSSLGDIDEDDGAIILGDIVISIEKAVEQALEYGHSLEREMIFLLTHGVYHLLGYDHDNEEREEKMLGKQNAVLNKMGLKRACMSYEE
- a CDS encoding ATP-binding protein translates to MLINPTIEKLRDMKLKVMAQLLSDSDPALRELSFEERFGIMVEKEWESRKNSRIKRYIHKASFSINACIEDIDYTAERKIDKKTIQTLSTCTYIIQKLNIVITGKTGSGKTFLACAFGNSACRHGYTVKYYRIPELLLDFQDRFPILIGITCFLTLQ
- a CDS encoding cytidine deaminase, yielding MDEKKLIEMAMDVRKNSYSPYSKFSVGAALLTDSGKVYTGVNVENVSFGATNCAERTAVFKAVSEGELKIKAVAVCGDSESITLPCGICRQVILEFGDKDTKIICANKKGDYKVFTLEELLPYAFTKF